In a genomic window of Bacteroidales bacterium:
- a CDS encoding septum formation initiator family protein, translated as MIKRIPKIFKNKYFLVLIAFLVWMIFFDTNSWIQQIKLNRELREVKAQQEFYLNEYRTDSIWLHQLETDYKSMEKLAREKYLMVGDGEKFFIVVEEDSE; from the coding sequence ATGATAAAAAGAATCCCCAAAATATTCAAGAATAAATACTTCCTGGTTCTCATAGCCTTTTTGGTCTGGATGATTTTTTTCGATACCAACAGCTGGATTCAGCAAATTAAGCTGAACAGGGAATTGCGCGAGGTGAAAGCCCAGCAGGAATTTTATCTCAACGAATATCGCACCGACAGCATTTGGCTGCACCAGCTCGAAACCGACTATAAAAGTATGGAGAAACTTGCCCGCGAAAAGTATCTAATGGTCGGCGATGGTGAGAAATTTTTTATCGTGGTAGAGGAAGATTCTGAATAA
- a CDS encoding dihydrofolate reductase family protein has protein sequence MPKVIIHNQVSVDGAITGFQINPAEYHTIVNSFDAQMYLVGSETALLGIKHFGKRNQPETPADFQPLPPLPGDRRPYWVIPDSEAKLIGQLHHLRQYAHCREVIILMSAETPAEYRQYLRERNYPHFIAGEVKVDFRNAFGKLREKYEYETMVTDNGGKLSAVLLDNALVDQVSLMVSPTLTDQKNPKLFRELKLGKRVIKLKPVKAEIMESNDIWLLFEVVK, from the coding sequence ATGCCAAAAGTAATCATACACAATCAGGTAAGCGTCGATGGTGCAATTACGGGATTTCAAATCAATCCGGCGGAATATCACACCATCGTCAACAGTTTTGACGCACAGATGTATTTGGTGGGATCGGAAACGGCGCTTCTCGGAATCAAACATTTTGGAAAAAGAAACCAGCCTGAGACGCCTGCCGACTTTCAACCACTGCCACCCCTGCCCGGTGATAGAAGGCCATATTGGGTAATTCCCGACAGCGAAGCCAAACTGATTGGACAGCTGCATCACCTCAGACAATATGCACATTGTCGCGAAGTGATAATTCTGATGAGTGCCGAAACACCTGCCGAATATCGGCAATATCTCCGGGAGCGGAACTATCCGCATTTCATTGCAGGTGAAGTGAAAGTGGATTTTAGGAATGCATTTGGCAAGTTGCGGGAGAAATATGAATATGAGACGATGGTAACAGATAACGGTGGCAAGCTTAGCGCTGTGCTCCTCGACAATGCGCTGGTGGATCAGGTTAGCCTGATGGTGTCGCCCACACTCACCGACCAAAAAAATCCGAAACTATTCCGTGAACTGAAGCTGGGGAAGAGAGTGATAAAACTAAAGCCAGTAAAAGCAGAAATAATGGAAAGCAACGACATCTGGTTGCTTTTTGAGGTGGTGAAATAA